In a genomic window of Venatoribacter cucullus:
- the gspH gene encoding type II secretion system minor pseudopilin GspH, with amino-acid sequence MHAGRGFTLLEVMVVLAIIGGLLGLVSLSGGDRQAEDQTRRAAQQISARLMAYRQEAVFQNIDLGVAMQSGSLLLLSLQDVRSQEFSANKTAEELDRLNKNPWQTYEGSLSAELELAPEIIVGLSIEGREADLNAPADEDLGPQPVLLFLSSDEYTPFHLTFTHEADERFAVHLRGDGFGLPLLEVEHFEG; translated from the coding sequence ATGCACGCCGGGCGTGGTTTTACCCTGCTGGAGGTGATGGTCGTACTGGCCATTATCGGTGGCTTACTGGGTTTGGTATCGCTGTCGGGCGGTGACCGGCAGGCCGAAGACCAGACCCGGCGCGCCGCCCAGCAGATCAGCGCCCGGTTGATGGCTTACCGGCAGGAAGCGGTGTTTCAGAACATTGACCTAGGCGTGGCCATGCAGTCCGGCAGCCTGTTGCTGCTGAGCCTGCAGGATGTGCGCAGCCAGGAATTCAGTGCCAACAAAACCGCTGAAGAACTGGACCGGCTGAACAAAAATCCCTGGCAAACCTATGAGGGCAGTTTATCTGCCGAGCTGGAGCTGGCGCCGGAAATTATCGTCGGGCTGAGCATCGAAGGGCGCGAAGCCGACCTTAATGCCCCGGCCGATGAGGATCTCGGTCCGCAGCCGGTATTGCTGTTTTTATCCTCCGATGAGTACACGCCGTTCCACCTGACCTTTACCCACGAAGCCGACGAGCGCTTTGCGGTGCACCTGCGCGGCGATGGGTTTGGTTTGCCGTTGCTGGAGGTTGAGCACTTTGAAGGCTGA
- the gspM gene encoding type II secretion system protein GspM: protein MKEQLMLRWQQGLANVQQQRSVQMARKWYEQLPERDRLIVKLVSAVLVLALLASMILLPLVRAKAMAESQLERNRATYQQLADNAGRFGNAVAATGTAPLLTVVTQQARSAGVNLSRYEQDGQALRIWLEKAPFDDAISWLESLQAQQGVRASQISVDKTDSSGRVDIRATLTR from the coding sequence ATGAAAGAACAACTGATGCTGCGCTGGCAGCAGGGGCTGGCCAATGTGCAGCAGCAACGCAGCGTACAGATGGCCAGGAAATGGTACGAGCAGCTGCCTGAGCGCGACCGGCTGATCGTTAAGCTGGTGTCTGCCGTACTGGTGCTGGCCTTGCTGGCCAGTATGATTCTGCTGCCATTGGTACGCGCTAAAGCCATGGCCGAATCGCAACTGGAACGTAACCGCGCCACCTACCAGCAGCTGGCGGATAACGCCGGTCGCTTTGGCAATGCCGTTGCAGCCACCGGCACGGCACCCTTACTGACCGTGGTGACGCAGCAGGCACGCAGCGCCGGGGTCAACCTCAGCCGTTATGAACAGGATGGCCAGGCCTTGCGTATCTGGCTGGAAAAGGCACCGTTTGATGACGCCATCAGCTGGCTGGAAAGCCTGCAGGCGCAGCAAGGCGTACGCGCCAGCCAGATCAGCGTGGATAAAACCGACAGCAGTGGCCGGGTGGATATCCGCGCCACGCTGACCCGCTAA
- the gspI gene encoding type II secretion system minor pseudopilin GspI has protein sequence MKAEQRLRGFTLLEVMIALTIFAAIAIVISDTASQSASSLIHLQDKTLAAMVAENRMAELRLNGLPPQGERSDQTSMAGRDWLITSKVEKTEFPDTHRVTIEVADASNKDAIVATLASIMGKH, from the coding sequence TTGAAGGCTGAGCAACGTCTGCGGGGCTTCACCTTACTGGAGGTGATGATTGCACTGACCATTTTTGCGGCGATAGCGATTGTTATCAGTGATACCGCCAGCCAGAGTGCGTCCTCATTAATTCATCTGCAGGACAAAACCCTGGCCGCCATGGTGGCCGAAAACCGCATGGCCGAACTGCGCCTGAACGGCCTGCCGCCTCAAGGGGAGCGCAGCGATCAGACCAGCATGGCCGGACGCGACTGGCTGATCACCAGCAAGGTCGAGAAAACCGAATTCCCTGATACCCATCGCGTTACCATCGAGGTGGCTGATGCCAGTAACAAGGACGCCATTGTCGCCACCCTGGCCAGCATTATGGGGAAGCACTGA
- the gspL gene encoding type II secretion system protein GspL: METVKVQWQAHTGEWLISASRDSTPQRLTQWAEALPDLTQVRLVLAAQNYACYWLSLPGVSSRHLPRALPFALEESLIGDIADYLIVPAGSAQKQVRAYVVANDLIERLLEACEMHHVRVLELIPETSLLGDEPLLQRTEGGWLASLPGRFEGYVGDAALTPVLESLFADEAQLASLTLRAPQLATAQLLQTTLESSFAGQIGSIHSEPDSGAAATLPARPVNLLTGQYQVRPQRERRHAPWWQALAGMAAAWVLFWTLTLYLDVQRLQQQSGEVRQQTISLYQQLFPGERVRALERQIREKLSGDSGGSDAGFLSATHTLAQVYQQQGLQQQVQLTSLRFNDRLQELMVEVQAKGLNDLQVLRQALEQAGLSAEIASATNDNNGVKGRIRIGGRV, translated from the coding sequence ATGGAAACGGTAAAGGTTCAGTGGCAGGCCCATACGGGCGAGTGGCTGATCAGTGCAAGCCGAGACAGCACACCGCAACGCCTGACTCAGTGGGCGGAGGCACTGCCGGATTTAACCCAGGTCCGGCTGGTGCTGGCGGCGCAGAACTACGCCTGTTACTGGCTCAGTCTGCCGGGTGTCAGCAGCCGGCATTTGCCACGGGCGTTGCCCTTTGCGCTGGAAGAATCCCTGATCGGTGATATAGCGGATTACCTGATTGTGCCGGCCGGGTCGGCGCAAAAACAGGTGCGGGCTTATGTGGTGGCCAATGACCTGATTGAACGCCTGCTGGAAGCCTGTGAGATGCACCATGTGCGGGTGCTGGAGCTGATTCCGGAAACCTCGCTGCTGGGTGATGAGCCGTTGCTGCAGCGCACTGAGGGCGGCTGGCTGGCGTCTCTGCCGGGCCGCTTTGAAGGCTATGTCGGCGATGCGGCCTTAACCCCGGTGCTGGAATCCTTATTTGCCGATGAGGCGCAACTGGCCAGCCTCACGCTGCGCGCGCCGCAGCTGGCCACCGCGCAATTGCTGCAAACCACGCTGGAAAGCAGTTTTGCCGGGCAGATCGGCAGCATCCACAGCGAACCTGATAGCGGCGCGGCCGCAACCTTGCCGGCACGGCCGGTGAATCTGCTGACCGGGCAGTATCAGGTGCGGCCGCAGCGCGAGCGCCGCCATGCCCCCTGGTGGCAGGCACTGGCGGGTATGGCTGCCGCCTGGGTCTTGTTCTGGACGCTGACCCTGTATCTGGATGTTCAGCGTCTGCAGCAGCAGTCCGGCGAGGTGCGCCAGCAAACCATCAGTCTGTATCAGCAGTTGTTTCCCGGTGAGCGGGTGCGGGCGCTGGAGCGACAGATCCGCGAAAAACTCAGTGGTGACAGCGGCGGCAGTGATGCCGGCTTCCTCAGCGCCACCCATACGCTGGCGCAGGTGTATCAGCAGCAGGGCTTGCAACAGCAGGTGCAGCTGACGTCGTTACGTTTTAATGACCGGCTGCAGGAGCTGATGGTGGAGGTGCAGGCCAAGGGGCTGAATGACCTGCAGGTGCTGCGTCAGGCACTGGAGCAGGCGGGCTTAAGTGCGGAAATCGCCTCTGCCACCAACGACAATAACGGTGTTAAAGGCCGCATCCGCATCGGAGGCCGGGTATGA
- the gspF gene encoding type II secretion system inner membrane protein GspF: protein MGAFVYQALDERGKAKKGVLEADSARQVRQQLRDKGWLPLSVEQTTRKEQTPGLLSRSPGLSVPELALITRQLATLIQAGLPIDESLRALSEQTGKQRIKAMILAIRAKVLEGYTLAKALAEYPRAFPHLYRSTVAAGEHAGHLDGVLNRLADYTEARQASDQKIKLAAMYPIILSVVAIGIVVGLLTYVVPDIVEVFLKNGQELPGLTAFMLNLSYFIRDWGLLTLVLLVMGLTLFRLALRGAAFRRRWHSLLLRTPGLGGFVKDANTARFGSTLAILTSSGVPLVDAMRIASQVITNIPIQQGLAQATVKVSEGGSLHKSLAEARFFPPIMLHMIASGENSGELDSMLARTAAQQEATLENTVSALVKVFEPMMLLVMGGIVATIVAAIMMPILELQKMVQ, encoded by the coding sequence ATGGGTGCCTTTGTCTATCAGGCGCTGGACGAGCGCGGCAAAGCCAAAAAAGGGGTGCTGGAAGCCGACAGTGCCCGCCAGGTGCGCCAGCAGCTGCGCGACAAAGGCTGGCTGCCGCTGTCCGTGGAGCAGACCACCCGTAAAGAACAAACCCCTGGCTTGCTCAGTCGCTCACCCGGCTTGTCCGTACCCGAGCTGGCGTTAATAACCCGTCAGCTGGCCACGTTGATTCAGGCTGGCCTGCCCATTGATGAATCCCTGCGCGCGTTGTCGGAGCAAACCGGCAAACAACGCATTAAGGCCATGATTCTGGCTATTCGGGCCAAGGTGCTGGAAGGCTATACACTGGCCAAAGCACTGGCGGAATACCCGCGCGCCTTTCCGCATCTGTACCGTTCCACCGTGGCGGCCGGTGAGCATGCCGGCCATCTGGATGGTGTGCTGAACCGGCTGGCGGACTACACCGAAGCCCGTCAGGCGTCCGACCAGAAAATTAAATTAGCCGCCATGTACCCCATTATTCTGTCGGTCGTGGCCATTGGTATTGTGGTGGGTCTGCTGACCTATGTGGTGCCCGATATCGTTGAGGTGTTTCTGAAGAATGGTCAGGAATTGCCCGGTTTAACCGCCTTTATGCTGAACCTGAGTTATTTTATCCGCGACTGGGGCTTGCTGACGCTGGTGTTGCTGGTGATGGGCCTGACCCTGTTCCGGCTGGCCTTGCGCGGTGCTGCTTTTCGCCGCCGCTGGCATTCCCTGTTGCTGCGTACGCCGGGACTGGGCGGGTTTGTTAAAGACGCCAATACCGCCCGCTTTGGCAGCACACTGGCCATTCTGACCAGCAGTGGTGTGCCGCTGGTGGACGCCATGCGCATTGCCAGTCAGGTGATTACCAACATTCCCATTCAGCAGGGGCTGGCGCAGGCCACGGTGAAGGTCAGTGAAGGTGGCAGCCTGCATAAATCGCTGGCCGAAGCCCGGTTTTTCCCACCCATTATGCTGCACATGATTGCCAGTGGCGAAAACAGCGGCGAGCTGGACTCCATGCTGGCGCGCACGGCGGCCCAGCAGGAAGCCACGCTGGAGAATACCGTGTCGGCGCTGGTCAAAGTGTTTGAGCCCATGATGCTGCTGGTCATGGGCGGCATTGTCGCCACCATTGTGGCGGCCATTATGATGCCGATTCTTGAACTTCAGAAAATGGTGCAATAG
- the gspJ gene encoding type II secretion system minor pseudopilin GspJ, which produces MRTRGFTLLEVLVAVGITAMIGVGSAQLLANIIDSRRITDIRAEQLASLQRFNMVVSRDIEQIINRGIRDQYGDLQPALLLNNGDYLLEFTRSGWRNSPFAERPRSELQRVAYRTESLDSDVCAGARARLESWGVLDAQGECLVRYFWPVLDRASTSEPLAQVILEQVDRFEVDVLAGTAGAGDGLSTPARDKYSSWPPLQTDTTQMAPLALRWRITLPQLGDIERLWLLAWAEDV; this is translated from the coding sequence ATGCGCACCCGCGGTTTTACCTTGCTGGAGGTGCTGGTTGCGGTCGGCATTACCGCCATGATTGGCGTAGGCTCAGCGCAGTTGCTGGCCAATATTATTGATTCCCGCCGCATTACCGACATCCGGGCCGAACAACTGGCCAGCCTGCAGCGCTTCAATATGGTGGTCAGTCGTGATATCGAACAGATCATTAACCGTGGTATCCGTGATCAATATGGCGATCTGCAGCCAGCATTGCTGCTGAACAACGGTGATTATCTGCTGGAGTTTACCCGCAGCGGCTGGCGCAATTCCCCCTTTGCGGAACGACCACGTTCGGAATTACAACGGGTGGCCTACCGGACCGAAAGTCTCGACAGTGACGTCTGTGCTGGCGCCCGGGCGCGACTGGAAAGCTGGGGTGTACTGGACGCGCAGGGCGAATGCCTGGTGCGCTATTTCTGGCCGGTGCTGGATCGCGCCAGCACCAGTGAGCCGCTGGCGCAGGTGATTCTGGAGCAGGTTGACCGTTTTGAAGTCGACGTGCTGGCCGGCACCGCCGGAGCCGGTGATGGCTTATCCACGCCGGCCCGTGACAAATACAGCAGCTGGCCACCACTGCAGACCGATACCACGCAGATGGCACCGCTGGCGCTGCGCTGGCGCATCACACTACCGCAGCTGGGTGATATTGAACGCCTGTGGCTGCTGGCCTGGGCGGAAGACGTATGA
- the rapA gene encoding RNA polymerase-associated protein RapA, producing the protein MYTVGQRWISEAETDLGLGLVQSVDFRVVTIYFPSIDEERSYSRQNAPLTRVIFKEDDVLPLMDGSVLKVTDVEEMDGIVFYSDGERQISEIHLSGHIQLNQPTDRLFSGQIDNNNLFELRQLALKQLSKLRQRPFYGLLGARTSLLPHQLYIAEQVTQDAIPRVLLADEVGLGKTIEAGLILHRLLLQQRIQRVLVVVPDQLLHQWLVEMVRRFNLRFSLVDRDMVEDGDDIFASGQLFLCPLSLAVHEDVGQQIRASDWDMLVVDEAHHLHWSEDGEQDAAYELVEELSLRTAGLLLLTATPEQLGIQGHFARLRLLDPERYPSLPQFMAEQKAYAPVADLAGALASEQPLSNEQLATLLQLLPEEADASTLNDSSVRGKLLETLIDRHGPGRALYRNTRHGVAGFPKRLPQITELPAPDSDDLNTGLEALHPELGLHNWCDNDPRCEWLLQVLATTGKDKIVLICHAAQTVLDLEQWLWETAGVQVAVFHEHMDLVERDRAAAYFADHEQGARILLCSEIGSEGRNFQFAHELVLFDLPFNCDLIEQRIGRLDRIGQKQDIRIHIPAFADHAAGRWAHILHDGLDIFTRPNPAAQPLLEQHRDAIEQALLSGDGLAELIGLLATERETLLAQLEAGRDRLLELHSCHPQRARKLAKEMTITHIEDEAELNDFLELFADAFGLELIDLGGDCITIAPGDHMLVPDLPHLPEDGFMATTRRDVALARDDVQFLSWEHPFVDQALELITSGPAGNAAAGYIDMHDFRTGDCYVELQFVARCPAPKALAVERYLPPNAMHLMMTPAGDLKVNDGELPAFVLPLKKGTARGLVEQKAATTQPLIHKLEKLGSAQLGKMVERASHKAEEAYAERLARLHALSQHNPKLSPLLVAEVKAERDAVLAAIKESQLVLDSVRLVFCG; encoded by the coding sequence ATGTATACAGTGGGTCAGCGTTGGATCAGTGAGGCCGAAACCGACCTCGGTCTGGGCCTTGTCCAGAGTGTCGATTTCCGTGTTGTCACGATTTATTTTCCGTCCATCGATGAAGAGCGCAGCTACTCACGCCAGAACGCCCCACTGACCCGCGTTATTTTCAAAGAAGACGATGTACTGCCTTTAATGGACGGCTCAGTACTCAAGGTCACCGATGTTGAAGAGATGGACGGTATCGTCTTTTACAGCGATGGCGAACGGCAGATTTCTGAAATTCACCTCAGTGGTCATATTCAGCTGAATCAGCCCACCGACCGGCTGTTTTCGGGCCAAATTGACAACAACAACCTGTTTGAACTGCGTCAGCTGGCGTTAAAACAACTGAGCAAGCTGCGCCAGCGGCCGTTTTACGGCCTGCTCGGTGCCCGCACCAGTCTGTTACCACACCAGCTCTACATTGCCGAGCAAGTGACTCAGGACGCTATTCCGCGCGTCTTGCTGGCTGATGAAGTGGGCTTGGGTAAAACCATTGAAGCCGGTCTGATTCTGCACCGTCTGTTGCTGCAGCAGCGCATTCAACGGGTGCTGGTGGTGGTGCCGGACCAGCTGCTGCATCAGTGGCTGGTAGAAATGGTGCGCCGCTTTAACCTGCGTTTCAGTCTGGTGGACCGCGACATGGTCGAAGACGGCGACGATATTTTTGCCTCCGGCCAGCTGTTCCTGTGCCCGCTGTCATTGGCGGTGCATGAGGATGTTGGCCAGCAAATCCGTGCATCTGATTGGGACATGCTGGTGGTTGACGAAGCGCACCATCTGCACTGGAGCGAAGACGGCGAACAGGATGCCGCCTATGAACTGGTGGAAGAACTGTCCCTGCGCACGGCCGGTCTGCTGCTGTTAACCGCTACGCCGGAACAGCTGGGTATTCAGGGCCACTTTGCCCGTCTGCGCCTGCTCGACCCGGAACGCTACCCGTCGCTGCCACAGTTTATGGCCGAACAGAAGGCCTATGCGCCGGTTGCGGATCTGGCTGGTGCGCTGGCGTCGGAGCAGCCGCTGAGCAACGAACAACTGGCAACCCTGCTGCAATTACTGCCGGAAGAGGCCGACGCCAGTACCCTGAACGACAGCAGCGTGCGCGGCAAATTGCTGGAAACGCTGATTGACCGTCACGGCCCCGGCCGGGCGCTGTACCGCAACACCCGCCACGGCGTGGCGGGTTTCCCCAAGCGCCTGCCGCAGATTACCGAACTGCCAGCGCCGGACTCCGATGACCTGAACACTGGCCTGGAAGCGCTGCATCCGGAACTCGGCTTGCACAACTGGTGCGACAACGACCCGCGTTGTGAATGGCTGCTGCAGGTGCTGGCCACGACCGGCAAAGACAAAATTGTCCTGATCTGCCACGCCGCCCAGACCGTACTGGACCTGGAACAGTGGCTGTGGGAAACCGCCGGTGTGCAGGTGGCCGTGTTCCATGAGCACATGGATCTGGTCGAGCGTGACCGCGCCGCCGCCTACTTTGCCGACCACGAACAGGGCGCGCGTATTCTGCTGTGCTCGGAAATCGGTTCCGAAGGCCGCAACTTCCAGTTTGCTCACGAACTGGTGCTGTTCGACCTGCCGTTTAACTGCGATTTAATCGAGCAGCGCATCGGCCGTCTGGATCGTATTGGCCAGAAACAGGACATCCGCATTCATATTCCCGCCTTTGCCGATCATGCCGCCGGGCGCTGGGCGCATATTCTGCACGACGGGCTGGATATTTTTACCCGCCCAAATCCGGCTGCCCAGCCGCTGCTGGAGCAGCACCGCGATGCCATTGAGCAGGCGCTGCTGAGTGGTGATGGTCTGGCGGAACTGATCGGCCTGCTGGCAACCGAACGCGAAACCCTGCTGGCACAACTGGAAGCCGGTCGCGACCGCCTGCTGGAATTGCATTCCTGCCATCCGCAGCGGGCGCGCAAGCTGGCCAAAGAGATGACCATTACCCATATCGAAGACGAAGCCGAGCTGAACGATTTCCTCGAACTGTTCGCCGACGCCTTTGGTCTGGAGCTGATTGATCTGGGCGGTGACTGCATCACCATCGCCCCCGGCGACCACATGCTGGTGCCCGACCTGCCGCATCTGCCGGAAGATGGCTTTATGGCCACTACCCGCCGTGATGTGGCGCTGGCCCGGGACGATGTGCAGTTTCTGAGCTGGGAACATCCCTTCGTCGATCAGGCGCTGGAGTTAATTACCAGCGGTCCGGCCGGCAACGCCGCCGCCGGCTACATTGATATGCACGATTTCCGCACTGGCGATTGCTACGTTGAGCTGCAGTTTGTGGCCCGCTGCCCGGCACCGAAAGCGCTGGCGGTCGAGCGCTACCTGCCGCCGAATGCCATGCATCTGATGATGACCCCGGCCGGTGATCTGAAAGTGAATGACGGCGAACTGCCGGCCTTTGTGTTGCCACTCAAGAAAGGCACCGCCCGTGGTCTGGTGGAACAGAAAGCCGCCACCACGCAGCCGCTGATCCATAAGCTGGAAAAACTGGGCAGCGCTCAGTTGGGCAAAATGGTCGAGCGTGCTTCGCATAAGGCCGAAGAAGCCTATGCCGAACGCCTGGCGCGCCTGCACGCCCTGAGCCAGCACAACCCGAAACTGTCACCCCTGCTGGTGGCTGAGGTGAAAGCTGAGCGCGACGCGGTGCTGGCGGCGATCAAAGAATCGCAACTGGTGCTGGACAGTGTGCGGCTGGTGTTCTGCGGCTAG
- the gspK gene encoding type II secretion system minor pseudopilin GspK, whose translation MNNGRRCSVPRQHGLALITVLMIFAIVSVLGISMVERQAADIQRSGTLLAVQQANAFVIGAEQAVKTGLYLDWNNDKERDHALEEWATDRRFPLSPGTVFIRIRDAQGRFNLNTLSKGAANRDRQYQRFINLLNLLALDPALAERLLGWLDDTSQEDTRYQSQQPPYRAAYQSCRHTSEILLLEGMTLESYRRLEPYIACLPLTAALNVNTASAAVLAALDASLTLADGDSIVAARGDKGFASLDEFWGLSQVTPFTREEDASVPAAERKPRWEQTDFSVKSEYFEAFIRVDLYQRIATSEVLIRRDQGSGKMTTLYRDYSRREARPDPAGGTTNNVPASAIPAG comes from the coding sequence ATGAATAATGGCCGGCGCTGTTCTGTACCCCGCCAGCACGGGCTGGCACTGATTACGGTGCTGATGATCTTCGCCATCGTCTCGGTGCTGGGCATCAGCATGGTCGAGCGCCAGGCAGCGGATATTCAGCGCAGTGGCACGCTGCTGGCGGTGCAGCAGGCCAATGCCTTTGTGATCGGCGCCGAGCAGGCGGTAAAAACCGGCCTGTATCTGGACTGGAATAACGACAAAGAGCGTGATCATGCGCTGGAAGAATGGGCCACTGACCGGCGTTTTCCATTATCACCGGGCACGGTGTTTATCCGTATCCGCGATGCCCAGGGGCGTTTTAATCTGAATACACTCAGCAAAGGTGCGGCCAACCGTGACCGGCAGTATCAGCGTTTTATTAATCTGCTCAATCTGCTGGCGCTGGATCCGGCACTGGCTGAGCGGTTGCTGGGCTGGCTGGACGATACCAGCCAGGAAGACACCCGCTACCAAAGCCAGCAGCCGCCGTATCGGGCGGCGTATCAGAGTTGCCGGCACACTTCAGAGATATTGCTGCTGGAAGGCATGACACTGGAAAGCTACCGGCGCCTCGAGCCCTATATCGCCTGCCTGCCGTTAACGGCCGCACTGAATGTGAATACCGCCAGTGCGGCGGTGCTGGCCGCGCTGGATGCCAGCCTGACGCTGGCTGATGGCGACAGCATCGTGGCAGCGCGCGGCGACAAAGGCTTTGCCTCGCTGGATGAATTCTGGGGGCTGAGCCAGGTAACGCCTTTTACCCGGGAAGAAGACGCCAGCGTACCGGCGGCTGAGCGTAAACCGCGCTGGGAGCAGACCGACTTCAGTGTAAAATCCGAGTATTTTGAAGCCTTTATCCGGGTGGATCTGTACCAGCGCATCGCTACGAGCGAAGTGCTGATCCGCCGCGATCAGGGCAGTGGCAAAATGACCACGCTGTACCGGGATTATTCCCGCCGCGAAGCCCGCCCGGATCCCGCCGGCGGAACGACGAACAATGTGCCGGCCAGCGCCATTCCGGCCGGTTAA
- the gspG gene encoding type II secretion system major pseudopilin GspG, whose amino-acid sequence MQRSNLKQAQRGFTLLEVMVVLAIIGGIMALVATNIIGSAGDARVKTTQSQIKLIENALDMYKLDNFTYPTTEQGLEALVQKPTSAPEPRNWRADGYLKGTSVPTDAWGSEFLYFMDRGRYEIVSLGADAQEGGEGEAADISSLDK is encoded by the coding sequence ATGCAACGCAGTAACCTGAAACAGGCGCAACGTGGTTTTACCCTGCTGGAAGTAATGGTGGTGCTGGCCATTATCGGCGGCATTATGGCCCTGGTCGCCACCAATATTATCGGTTCCGCCGGCGATGCACGGGTCAAAACCACCCAGAGCCAGATCAAGCTGATCGAAAATGCCCTGGATATGTACAAGCTGGATAACTTCACTTATCCGACCACCGAACAGGGGCTGGAAGCGCTGGTGCAAAAGCCGACCAGCGCGCCGGAGCCGCGTAACTGGCGCGCCGATGGCTACCTGAAAGGCACCTCGGTACCGACCGACGCCTGGGGCAGTGAATTCCTGTACTTTATGGATCGCGGTCGTTACGAAATCGTCTCACTGGGTGCCGATGCCCAGGAAGGCGGCGAGGGCGAAGCCGCTGACATCAGCAGTCTGGATAAGTAA
- the gorA gene encoding glutathione-disulfide reductase, whose protein sequence is MSFDYDLLVIGAGSGGVRCSRMAAARGWKVAVVENRDLGGTCVNVGCVPKKLFVYASEYPAAFADARGFGVQGHFEGFDWPTLRDNKTNEIKRLNSIYNNLLENSGVTILHGTAALAGPHQVRIGEQTITAERIVLATGGWPFKPDIPGAEHAITSNEAFYLEQFPQRVVVVGGGYIAVEFAGIFNGLGAETHLLYRGDQVLRGFDEDVRNFAAAQIVHKGVRLHTHTDIRSIERHIDGSLTCSLTSGEALHCDAVMFATGRRPLTDGLGLAAAGVQVRDNGTIVTDHLFRTTAPGIYALGDVIGTPALTPVALAQAMKLVAYWFDGDQQPLSYDNIPTAVFCQPNIATVGLTEAQAQERFGADDLQVFVSDFRPMKHTMTGQPERTLMKLVVQISTDKVLGVHMVGEAAGEIVQGLAVAIKAGATKAVFDSTIGIHPTAAEEFVTMRTPRG, encoded by the coding sequence ATGAGTTTTGATTACGATTTGCTGGTGATCGGCGCCGGTTCCGGCGGTGTGCGTTGCAGCCGCATGGCGGCGGCCCGGGGCTGGAAAGTGGCGGTGGTGGAAAACCGCGATCTGGGTGGTACCTGTGTGAATGTGGGCTGCGTGCCGAAGAAGCTGTTTGTCTATGCCTCGGAGTATCCGGCGGCGTTTGCCGATGCCCGTGGCTTTGGCGTACAGGGACACTTCGAGGGTTTTGATTGGCCCACACTTCGCGACAATAAAACCAATGAAATCAAACGATTAAACTCGATTTATAATAATTTACTTGAGAACTCCGGCGTCACCATTCTGCACGGCACGGCCGCTCTGGCCGGCCCGCATCAGGTGCGCATCGGTGAGCAGACCATCACGGCCGAGCGCATTGTGCTGGCCACCGGTGGCTGGCCGTTCAAACCGGATATTCCCGGGGCAGAACATGCCATTACCTCCAACGAAGCCTTTTATCTGGAGCAGTTTCCGCAACGGGTAGTGGTGGTTGGCGGTGGTTATATCGCCGTCGAATTCGCCGGCATTTTCAATGGCCTGGGTGCAGAAACCCATTTGCTGTATCGCGGTGATCAGGTGCTGCGCGGCTTTGATGAGGATGTGCGCAATTTTGCCGCCGCCCAGATCGTGCATAAGGGCGTACGGCTGCACACCCATACCGATATCCGCAGTATTGAACGGCACATCGACGGCAGCCTGACCTGCTCCTTAACCAGTGGAGAGGCGCTGCATTGCGATGCGGTGATGTTTGCCACCGGCCGCCGGCCGTTAACCGATGGGCTGGGTTTGGCCGCAGCCGGCGTGCAGGTACGCGACAACGGCACCATTGTTACCGATCATCTGTTCCGCACCACGGCACCTGGCATCTACGCATTGGGCGATGTGATCGGCACGCCGGCTTTAACCCCGGTGGCGCTGGCGCAGGCGATGAAACTGGTGGCGTACTGGTTTGATGGTGACCAGCAACCGCTCAGTTACGACAATATTCCCACCGCGGTTTTCTGCCAGCCCAATATCGCCACGGTGGGCTTAACCGAAGCGCAGGCGCAGGAACGTTTTGGCGCCGATGATCTGCAGGTGTTCGTCAGCGATTTCCGGCCAATGAAACACACCATGACCGGCCAGCCGGAACGGACGCTGATGAAACTGGTGGTACAGATCAGCACCGACAAAGTGCTCGGCGTACACATGGTCGGCGAAGCAGCGGGGGAGATTGTGCAGGGGCTGGCGGTGGCCATTAAGGCCGGCGCCACCAAAGCCGTGTTTGACAGCACCATTGGTATTCACCCAACCGCCGCCGAAGAGTTTGTTACCATGCGGACGCCGAGGGGGTGA